The Methanoregula sp. sequence CAACCATCACCGGTATCCTGATGGCACTCATCCTCAACAACAGTGGTGGTGCATGGGACAATGCCAAGAAATACATCGAGACCGGTGTCCATGGCGGCAAGAAGAGCGAGGCCCACAAGGCAGCCGTCATCGGGGATACAGTCGGCGACCCGTTCAAGGACACTGCCGGCCCGTCGCTCCACGTGCTCATCAAGCTCCTTGCGACCCTGACGCTCGTGCTCGCGCCGCTCTTTATTTAAAAAAACTTTTTTTTATTCCTGTCAGATTTTCAGGAACTGCCGTCTCAGGTACCAAGACAATCATTTATCATCCAATGCCGGATACTACTCATGGATCCGCAGGAACACATCCTCATTATCAGCGCAGGTGATAGTATCCATAAAACCTATCCTGCTGTTCTTAAGGATCTCCGGTCGGTCACGCACACATTCATCTTTGCTGAAAAAGAGGTCTACACCAACTCGACTCGGGATGATGCCCAGAAAAGGACGTGGAAGTGTACCATCCGCGACGCGA is a genomic window containing:
- a CDS encoding sodium/proton-translocating pyrophosphatase, yielding TITGILMALILNNSGGAWDNAKKYIETGVHGGKKSEAHKAAVIGDTVGDPFKDTAGPSLHVLIKLLATLTLVLAPLFI